In a genomic window of Asticcacaulis sp.:
- a CDS encoding class I SAM-dependent RNA methyltransferase translates to MAEFEALIGKVGFQGDGLTAGGLVVPLTLPGERVRVRQGKANASNENKLELVEVLEASPDRVNPPCVHFSACGGCALQHWDIPAYSAWKRDMVGNLLQRAGLETELAPILTTPPASRRRVGLHARKVGKNVELGFKARKSWNLVAIRECPVSDPAIVAALPQLKALAAYLFEHPKSAPILHITLSLTGLDIDISGVEHSKSGGLSADARMNIAMCAAEADFARVSMGEDMLYMARTPKVRFGKAMVGLPIGPFLQASVPSESDMARLAIEGIGEAKKVADLFCGAGTFTFPLAEKAVVYAADGSAPAITSLKAAIGTAPGLKTITAEMRDLFRRPMLAEEMKGFDAIVFDPPRAGAEAQAAEIARSNVPRAVAVSCNPSTFVRDANILVKAGFSLDRVTPIDQFLWSGHVELVGVFSR, encoded by the coding sequence ATGGCGGAATTTGAAGCGCTCATCGGCAAGGTCGGCTTTCAGGGCGACGGCCTGACCGCCGGTGGCCTGGTTGTCCCCCTGACCCTGCCGGGCGAACGCGTGCGGGTGCGGCAGGGCAAAGCCAACGCTTCTAATGAGAATAAACTGGAACTGGTCGAGGTGCTGGAGGCCAGCCCAGACCGGGTAAATCCGCCCTGTGTCCATTTCTCAGCCTGCGGGGGCTGTGCCCTGCAACACTGGGATATCCCGGCCTATAGCGCCTGGAAGCGCGATATGGTCGGCAATCTGTTGCAGCGCGCCGGGCTGGAAACCGAACTGGCCCCCATCCTGACCACACCGCCCGCAAGCCGCCGTCGCGTAGGCCTGCACGCACGAAAGGTCGGAAAAAACGTCGAACTCGGTTTCAAGGCCCGCAAATCATGGAACCTGGTCGCCATCCGCGAATGTCCGGTCAGCGATCCGGCGATTGTCGCCGCGCTGCCGCAGCTCAAGGCGCTGGCGGCCTATCTGTTCGAACACCCCAAGTCCGCGCCGATCCTGCATATTACGCTATCACTTACGGGCCTTGATATCGATATTTCCGGCGTCGAGCATTCGAAATCCGGAGGGCTATCGGCCGATGCGCGCATGAACATTGCCATGTGCGCCGCCGAAGCGGATTTCGCCCGCGTCTCCATGGGCGAGGACATGCTCTACATGGCGCGCACCCCCAAGGTGCGTTTTGGCAAGGCCATGGTGGGCCTGCCGATCGGCCCCTTCCTGCAGGCCAGCGTACCGTCGGAAAGCGACATGGCGCGGCTGGCCATCGAGGGCATAGGTGAGGCGAAGAAAGTGGCCGATCTCTTCTGCGGTGCAGGCACCTTCACCTTTCCGCTGGCCGAGAAGGCTGTGGTCTATGCCGCAGATGGATCGGCGCCGGCCATTACCTCGCTTAAGGCGGCGATCGGCACGGCGCCCGGCCTCAAGACGATCACCGCAGAGATGCGCGACCTGTTCCGCCGGCCGATGCTGGCCGAGGAGATGAAGGGTTTTGACGCAATTGTTTTCGATCCGCCGCGCGCCGGCGCCGAGGCCCAGGCCGCCGAGATCGCCCGCTCGAATGTGCCGCGCGCGGTGGCCGTATCGTGCAATCCGTCGACTTTTGTGCGCGATGCTAACATCCTTGTGAAGGCCGGGTTTTCGCTGGACAGGGTGACGCCGATCGATCAGTTCTTGTGGTCCGGTCATGTCGAACTGGTGGGAGTGTTTTCGCGTTGA
- a CDS encoding glycosyltransferase, giving the protein MISVVMPTLNAEDHLARTLSALVPGVVQGLIKEVIIVDGGSDDATLEIADSTGCRIIRTDHERGLQLWQGCRAARGDWLLILHPDLQLGEGWMDQVQAHMKNFPLRAGYFHLRFDDPSILVGLWAEMLALRARWLAMPSGDHGLLLSRALYDTTGGYKDQVAFEDVALSMALGRARLRPMGASLTTNADRFHARGLYGAALPRALGSSPICLGFRRNRRSKKPSFRLMRHHRPARHRLPVPASRPRG; this is encoded by the coding sequence TTGATTTCCGTTGTCATGCCGACCCTGAATGCCGAAGACCACCTGGCGCGCACACTCTCCGCCCTGGTGCCGGGGGTGGTGCAGGGGCTGATCAAGGAGGTCATAATTGTCGATGGCGGTTCTGATGATGCCACGCTGGAAATCGCTGACTCGACCGGCTGCCGGATCATCCGGACGGATCACGAGCGCGGCCTGCAACTCTGGCAGGGCTGCCGGGCGGCGCGGGGCGACTGGCTGCTGATCCTGCATCCGGATCTGCAACTGGGCGAGGGCTGGATGGATCAGGTCCAGGCGCACATGAAGAATTTTCCCTTGCGGGCCGGATACTTCCACCTGCGCTTTGATGATCCGTCGATCCTGGTCGGGCTGTGGGCGGAAATGCTGGCCCTGCGCGCCCGCTGGCTGGCCATGCCGAGCGGGGACCACGGTCTGCTGTTGTCGCGGGCGCTTTACGACACGACCGGCGGCTACAAGGATCAGGTGGCGTTCGAGGATGTGGCCCTGTCGATGGCGCTCGGCCGCGCCCGTCTGCGTCCTATGGGGGCGTCGCTGACAACCAATGCCGACCGTTTCCATGCCAGGGGGCTTTATGGCGCGGCATTGCCAAGAGCTTTAGGTTCCTCGCCTATATGTTTGGGTTTCCGCCGAAACCGCCGGTCAAAAAAGCCTAGTTTTCGGCTAATGCGACATCACCGACCGGCGCGGCACCGGCTTCCTGTACCGGCGAGTCGGCCGAGAGGCTGA
- a CDS encoding transglycosylase SLT domain-containing protein has protein sequence MASTPGWAATKHEPELRTAASAKKKPATEKAAVKKPETTKSTKKSSDDAKTVKASTKSTGKTQKKTDIADKTPVKGKKKTELADDTPTKGKKKKTDVADAKTSKKTGAKTNSRTEVADACGTKAKLKTKKCKVAQLAAKAEKKKADRELVAKLEASKRITFLPAPFFPKQEAPVVTVSAGPVPYNAVAGQGTPIAPSPLTDALSPADAALYRTAFDLMDKADYAGADAQLAQVTDKRLMGYALYHKLFSAGYQSTYEELTAWLAAYGDHPMAMKVWGLAKRKKPEGAPDPAFPLLAANATAQRSDALTGGAGIQLAASTSFADSTAVSRPDAAAPSSDTDLTPKSARSAYNNGQLPQAVTLGRQIGDHWVAGLACWRLKRYEEALAEFKFVSSDPSTNAWTQSSGAYWAARSAQKLGRTDDAETFLQLAASFPFTFYGLLAEERLGVDSAISLAKKGLPPTFGREQRSALTASLTEDFSWTQNHPRAQRLNALVQVGLNSDAKSELQAAIQSSPNREERDRWLAFGAKTHIRVNQLKPTDHLFDVSLYPIPDIAPKGGYKVDKALIFAIARKESKFNAQAHSYAGAYGLLQLMPATAALVQGDNSFNSKPKQLLIPAVNISVGQNYINRLQNSSIIDGDLLRTIAAYNAGARPVKDAVDSLGSDADSLLVMESIPVAQTRQYVEEVVANYWIYRQIMGKDSKTLAQAAGDAKIISLSADSPVQEAGAAPVGDVALAEN, from the coding sequence ATGGCCTCGACGCCTGGCTGGGCGGCCACAAAGCACGAACCTGAATTGAGAACCGCCGCGTCGGCGAAAAAGAAACCCGCCACGGAAAAGGCGGCAGTAAAAAAGCCCGAAACGACGAAGAGCACCAAGAAATCATCGGATGACGCCAAGACGGTAAAGGCAAGCACCAAGTCCACTGGCAAAACGCAAAAAAAGACGGACATCGCCGACAAGACGCCGGTAAAAGGCAAGAAGAAGACCGAGCTTGCCGACGATACGCCCACAAAGGGCAAAAAGAAAAAAACCGATGTCGCTGATGCGAAGACATCGAAAAAGACGGGCGCTAAAACAAACAGCCGGACCGAAGTGGCGGACGCCTGCGGCACCAAGGCCAAGCTCAAGACAAAAAAATGCAAGGTTGCCCAGCTCGCCGCAAAGGCCGAGAAGAAAAAGGCCGACCGCGAACTGGTGGCCAAACTTGAAGCATCCAAGCGGATCACCTTCCTGCCGGCGCCTTTCTTCCCCAAACAGGAAGCGCCGGTTGTGACCGTCAGCGCCGGTCCCGTGCCCTACAATGCCGTTGCCGGGCAGGGCACGCCGATTGCCCCCTCTCCCCTGACCGATGCCTTGTCGCCCGCCGACGCCGCGCTTTACCGCACGGCCTTCGATCTGATGGACAAGGCCGATTACGCCGGCGCCGACGCGCAACTGGCGCAGGTGACCGACAAGCGCCTGATGGGCTACGCCCTCTATCACAAGCTGTTCAGCGCCGGTTATCAGTCGACCTATGAGGAACTGACCGCCTGGCTGGCCGCCTATGGCGACCATCCCATGGCCATGAAGGTCTGGGGACTGGCCAAGCGCAAGAAGCCCGAAGGCGCGCCGGATCCGGCCTTCCCGCTGCTCGCGGCCAATGCCACAGCCCAACGCAGCGATGCCCTGACCGGCGGCGCGGGCATCCAGCTCGCCGCCTCTACAAGCTTTGCCGACAGCACCGCAGTCAGCCGCCCCGATGCCGCTGCCCCGTCCAGCGATACCGACCTGACACCCAAGTCGGCGCGTTCGGCCTACAATAATGGGCAACTGCCCCAGGCCGTCACGCTCGGCCGCCAGATCGGCGACCACTGGGTGGCTGGCCTCGCCTGCTGGCGGCTCAAGCGCTATGAGGAAGCCCTGGCGGAATTCAAATTCGTCAGTTCCGATCCCAGCACCAATGCCTGGACGCAATCGAGCGGCGCCTACTGGGCCGCCCGCAGCGCGCAAAAGCTGGGCCGCACCGATGATGCTGAAACCTTCCTGCAACTGGCCGCCAGTTTCCCCTTCACCTTCTACGGCCTGCTCGCCGAAGAACGCCTGGGCGTCGATTCGGCCATCTCCCTGGCGAAAAAAGGCCTGCCGCCCACCTTCGGCCGTGAGCAGCGCTCGGCGCTGACCGCCAGCCTGACCGAAGACTTTAGCTGGACACAAAACCATCCGCGCGCCCAGCGCCTCAATGCCCTCGTCCAGGTGGGTCTTAACTCAGACGCCAAATCAGAGCTTCAGGCCGCGATCCAGTCGTCGCCCAACCGCGAGGAACGCGACCGCTGGCTGGCTTTCGGCGCCAAGACCCATATCCGCGTCAACCAGTTGAAGCCGACCGACCACCTGTTCGATGTGTCGCTGTATCCGATCCCCGACATCGCCCCCAAAGGCGGTTACAAGGTCGACAAGGCGCTGATCTTTGCCATCGCCCGCAAGGAAAGCAAGTTCAACGCCCAGGCCCACAGCTATGCCGGCGCCTACGGTCTTCTGCAACTGATGCCGGCCACGGCTGCCCTGGTTCAGGGCGACAACAGCTTCAACTCCAAGCCGAAGCAGTTGCTTATCCCCGCCGTCAATATCAGCGTCGGCCAGAACTATATCAACCGCCTGCAAAACTCCTCGATCATCGATGGCGACCTGCTGCGCACCATCGCCGCCTATAATGCGGGCGCCCGCCCGGTGAAGGACGCTGTCGATTCCCTGGGCAGCGACGCCGATTCCCTGCTGGTGATGGAATCGATTCCGGTGGCCCAGACCCGGCAATATGTCGAGGAAGTCGTCGCCAACTACTGGATCTATCGCCAGATCATGGGCAAGGACAGCAAGACCCTGGCCCAGGCGGCCGGCGACGCGAAGATCATCAGCCTCTCGGCCGACTCGCCGGTACAGGAAGCCGGTGCCGCGCCGGTCGGTGATGTCGCATTAGCCGAAAACTAG
- a CDS encoding uracil-DNA glycosylase — protein sequence MTSAPSGSNVSALKPQSLASLDPAMVLHEARQRASAARTLDELYAELAAFQHMPLSHEGGKGIVRFRGNPDPDLLVIGECPDEDEDTASSAFAGKPGEMMDKALKAAGVFDKTMLTPCVFWRPAGGRPLTTEDVTLNAPFMHALIKLAAPKAILLLGASAVSCVLNLDQSLAKLRGRQVSYGTETPLPVMASYPPNFLLKQPQAKGLFWRDLLQLVVGAKL from the coding sequence GTGACATCCGCGCCCTCTGGCAGCAATGTGAGCGCGCTCAAGCCGCAAAGCCTGGCCAGCCTTGATCCGGCCATGGTACTGCACGAAGCCCGCCAGCGCGCCTCCGCGGCACGGACGCTCGATGAACTTTACGCCGAACTCGCCGCCTTCCAGCATATGCCGCTCAGCCATGAAGGCGGCAAAGGCATTGTCCGTTTTCGCGGCAATCCCGATCCGGACCTGCTGGTGATCGGTGAATGCCCGGATGAGGACGAGGACACAGCTTCAAGCGCCTTTGCCGGCAAGCCGGGCGAGATGATGGACAAGGCGCTGAAAGCCGCGGGCGTGTTCGACAAGACCATGCTTACGCCATGTGTCTTCTGGCGGCCGGCCGGCGGACGACCGCTGACGACGGAAGACGTCACCCTCAATGCCCCCTTTATGCACGCCCTGATCAAACTGGCCGCGCCGAAGGCCATCCTGCTGCTGGGCGCCTCGGCCGTTTCCTGCGTGCTCAACCTCGACCAGAGCCTGGCTAAACTGCGTGGTCGCCAGGTAAGCTACGGCACCGAGACGCCCCTGCCCGTGATGGCCAGCTATCCGCCCAATTTCCTGCTGAAACAGCCCCAGGCTAAGGGCCTTTTCTGGCGCGACCTGCTGCAACTGGTGGTCGGCGCTAAACTGTGA
- a CDS encoding electron transfer flavoprotein-ubiquinone oxidoreductase has translation MSDTPETEPVIEREAMEYDVVIVGGGPAGLSAAIRLKQQAQKAGQDISVALLEKGSEIGAHILSGAVIDPSGLSKLFPDWKNMGAPLETPVTDDKFIYLGPQGAMDISALPKPGYMSNHGCYIASLGNLCRWLAEQAEGLGVEIYPGMACSEVLYDAEGAVAGVVAGVFGIAKDGHHKPDYQPGLELRAKYTLFAEGARGSLSQTVIRKFELDAKSDVQKYGIGLKELWKVKPEKFKPGLVQHTLGWPLNDKTGGGSFLYHFGDHYVSIGFVVHLNYENPYLSPFDEFQRFKLHPSIREVLEGGERVAYGARAINEGGYQSVPRLVFPGGALIGCSAGFVNLPRIKGSHNAMKTGILAADAVVKALGSVEAPKVLEGYQKAYEHSDVAKELKLVRNVKPILTKFGTNLGTLISGVEMMLTNLMGGFSFLGTWHHKKSDAHSLKPAAQFKPIAYPKPDGVVTFDKLSSVFISATNHEEDQPVHLKLKDPHIPIDINLAKYAEPAQRYCPAGVYEIVGLETREPRLQINAQNCVHCKTCDIKDPTNNIVWVCPEGGGGPNYPNM, from the coding sequence ATGTCCGATACCCCAGAGACCGAACCGGTGATCGAACGCGAGGCCATGGAATATGACGTGGTCATCGTAGGCGGTGGTCCGGCGGGCTTATCCGCGGCAATCCGGCTGAAACAGCAGGCGCAAAAGGCGGGGCAGGACATCAGCGTCGCCCTGCTGGAAAAGGGCTCCGAAATCGGCGCGCATATTCTCTCGGGCGCGGTGATCGATCCGTCGGGGCTGTCGAAGCTTTTCCCCGACTGGAAAAATATGGGCGCGCCGCTGGAAACGCCGGTGACCGACGACAAGTTCATCTATCTCGGTCCTCAGGGCGCCATGGATATCTCGGCCCTGCCCAAGCCCGGCTATATGAGCAATCACGGCTGCTATATCGCCTCGCTTGGCAATCTGTGCCGCTGGCTGGCGGAGCAGGCCGAGGGGCTGGGCGTCGAAATTTATCCGGGCATGGCCTGTTCGGAAGTACTTTACGATGCCGAAGGCGCCGTGGCCGGTGTGGTGGCCGGTGTGTTCGGCATAGCTAAAGACGGTCATCACAAGCCGGATTATCAGCCGGGCCTGGAACTGCGTGCCAAATACACGCTGTTTGCCGAAGGGGCGCGCGGCTCCCTGTCGCAGACCGTCATCCGAAAGTTTGAACTCGACGCCAAAAGCGATGTGCAGAAATACGGCATCGGCCTCAAGGAATTGTGGAAGGTCAAACCCGAAAAGTTCAAGCCGGGCCTGGTGCAGCATACCCTGGGCTGGCCGCTGAATGACAAGACCGGCGGCGGCTCCTTCCTCTATCACTTCGGCGATCACTATGTTTCGATCGGCTTTGTCGTCCATCTCAACTACGAAAACCCCTACCTCTCGCCCTTCGATGAGTTCCAGCGCTTCAAGCTGCATCCGTCGATCCGCGAGGTGCTGGAAGGCGGCGAGCGCGTGGCCTATGGCGCCCGCGCGATCAATGAGGGCGGTTATCAATCGGTGCCGCGCCTGGTCTTCCCCGGCGGCGCGCTGATCGGCTGCTCGGCCGGGTTCGTCAATCTGCCGCGCATCAAGGGCAGCCACAATGCCATGAAGACCGGCATTCTGGCGGCGGATGCCGTGGTCAAGGCGCTGGGCTCAGTCGAGGCGCCGAAGGTGCTGGAAGGCTATCAGAAAGCCTATGAACATTCAGATGTGGCGAAGGAACTGAAACTCGTCCGCAACGTCAAGCCGATCCTGACCAAATTCGGCACCAATCTCGGCACCCTGATCAGCGGTGTGGAAATGATGCTGACCAATCTGATGGGCGGTTTTTCTTTCCTCGGCACCTGGCACCACAAGAAGAGCGATGCGCATTCGCTCAAGCCGGCGGCGCAGTTCAAGCCGATCGCCTATCCCAAGCCCGATGGCGTGGTGACCTTCGATAAGCTGTCCTCGGTGTTTATTTCCGCCACCAACCACGAAGAGGACCAGCCGGTCCACCTGAAGCTGAAAGATCCGCATATCCCGATTGACATCAATCTGGCCAAATATGCCGAACCGGCGCAACGCTATTGCCCGGCCGGGGTTTATGAGATTGTCGGCCTGGAAACGCGCGAACCGCGCCTGCAGATCAATGCGCAGAATTGCGTCCACTGCAAAACCTGCGACATCAAGGATCCGACCAATAATATCGTCTGGGTCTGTCCGGAAGGCGGCGGCGGCCCCAATTATCCGAACATGTAA
- a CDS encoding 4-(cytidine 5'-diphospho)-2-C-methyl-D-erythritol kinase: MLAPSMLARAKVNLYLHVAAPDARGYHPLQSLVVFADIGDDVTFLPFQSAGLAGGLTPHLNIEGPFAEGLQVDEGNLILKAVRRFEAVAGVKVGGHAIRLTKNLPVASGIGGGSADAGATLRELRALYAPDMADSVLAAIAGAIGADGVMCLWSQSAFAEGYGERLTPVALPAVPAVLVNPGVECATARVYGGYDAVGRFNEIEAMSGFSDVTDARQLVAALSHTRNDLQSPAIHLQPIIAEVLTALESQDETLFARMSGSGATCFALCETDEAANALSVRMQAMMPAAWVRACRLG, from the coding sequence ATGCTGGCGCCATCCATGCTGGCAAGGGCCAAGGTCAATCTCTACCTGCATGTCGCAGCACCCGATGCACGCGGCTATCATCCCTTGCAAAGCCTGGTGGTCTTCGCCGATATCGGCGACGACGTAACATTTTTACCTTTTCAATCAGCGGGTTTGGCTGGTGGCTTAACGCCACACCTGAACATTGAAGGGCCGTTTGCCGAAGGGCTGCAAGTGGATGAAGGCAACCTGATCCTGAAGGCCGTGCGTCGCTTTGAAGCCGTCGCTGGTGTAAAGGTAGGTGGTCACGCCATACGCCTTACCAAGAATTTGCCGGTAGCGTCCGGGATTGGTGGCGGGAGTGCCGATGCCGGCGCAACCCTGCGCGAACTGCGGGCGCTTTATGCCCCGGATATGGCCGATAGCGTCCTGGCGGCCATTGCCGGGGCGATCGGCGCGGATGGCGTCATGTGCCTGTGGAGCCAGTCGGCATTCGCGGAAGGTTATGGCGAAAGGTTGACGCCGGTAGCACTGCCCGCGGTGCCGGCCGTCCTCGTCAATCCGGGCGTCGAATGTGCCACGGCCAGGGTTTATGGCGGGTATGATGCGGTTGGGCGATTCAACGAGATTGAGGCGATGTCCGGTTTTTCAGACGTAACGGATGCCCGCCAATTGGTCGCTGCACTGAGCCACACGCGTAATGACCTGCAATCCCCGGCCATTCATTTGCAGCCCATAATCGCCGAGGTGCTGACGGCACTGGAATCGCAAGACGAAACCCTGTTTGCCCGCATGTCGGGTTCGGGCGCCACCTGCTTTGCCCTGTGTGAGACGGATGAAGCGGCAAATGCCTTAAGCGTGCGAATGCAGGCGATGATGCCTGCCGCTTGGGTGCGCGCCTGCCGCTTGGGATGA
- a CDS encoding DUF6157 family protein, translating into MKTITNTFIAQADDSTATFGMIPKVKDGKPSVARMHYELLAEHPYEYDLDSFNFEIWCRRNDIDEVDRESHREAFFSKGHPCMRASPLTKTHGFGAHYNSAGKIAIYPVDSVAYRKLLNDPENRVEMAMRSKRPASSQAAGAHPSGRHHRLHSHA; encoded by the coding sequence ATGAAGACTATCACCAACACCTTTATCGCCCAGGCCGATGACAGCACCGCCACCTTTGGCATGATCCCCAAGGTCAAGGACGGCAAACCCAGTGTAGCGCGAATGCACTATGAGCTGCTGGCCGAACATCCCTACGAATACGACCTCGACAGCTTCAATTTTGAAATCTGGTGCCGGCGCAATGATATTGACGAAGTCGACCGCGAGAGCCACCGCGAAGCCTTCTTTTCCAAAGGGCATCCCTGTATGCGCGCCTCGCCCCTGACCAAGACGCATGGCTTCGGCGCGCACTATAACAGCGCCGGAAAGATAGCTATCTATCCTGTTGATTCAGTCGCTTATCGTAAACTGCTCAATGATCCTGAGAACAGGGTCGAGATGGCCATGCGCTCAAAGCGCCCAGCCTCATCCCAAGCGGCAGGCGCGCACCCAAGCGGCAGGCATCATCGCCTGCATTCGCACGCTTAA